From one Neofelis nebulosa isolate mNeoNeb1 chromosome 4, mNeoNeb1.pri, whole genome shotgun sequence genomic stretch:
- the CSPG5 gene encoding chondroitin sulfate proteoglycan 5 isoform X2 — protein sequence MGRAGGGGPGRGPPPLLLLLGAALVLATRAAPAREAGSAVEAHEQVKSILAREPTANETREKAGPPAAEEDETSWTAPGGEQAMMGPSVGPEEVLEASAAVTGAPWLEADSPGLGGVTAEAGSGDTQALPATLPAPKEALGQSSMAPSIPKATEASRPPSPTPGDMLSPGPEHPKESPLEVWLNLGGSTHDPHGPEPTFPFQGTMEPQPASDIIDIDYFEGLDGEDRGADLESFPGSPGTSEHHPDTGGETPSWSLLDLYDDFTPFDESDFYPTTSFYDDLDEEEEEEEDDKDAAGGGDLEDESDLLVPTEKPGLGPGTGQPTSRWHAVPPQHTLGMVPGSSIALRPRPGEPGRDLTPSENGTECRSGFVRHNGSCRSVCDLFPSYCHNGGQCYLVENIGAFCRCNTQDYIWHKGMRCESIITDFQVMCVAVGSAALVLLLLFMMTVFFAKKLYLLKTENTKLRRTNKFRTPSELHNDNFSLSTIAEGSHPNDHLGIRDYSKEQNGPKPCPMELTSQGHDVHTSTTCLVLRVPLGWNFSTLCCK from the exons ATGGGccgagccgggggcgggggcccgGGCCGGGGGCCGCCgcctctgctgctgcttctggggGCCGCGCTGGTCCTCGCCACCCGGGCCGCGCCGG CCCGTGAGGCTGGCAGCGCCGTCGAGGCCCACGAGCAGGTGAAGAGCATCCTGGCGAGGGAGCCGACTGCCAACGAAACGAGAGAGAAGGCCGGCCCACCAGCAGCTGAGGAAGATGAGACCTCGTGGACCGCACCTGGCGGTGAGCAGGCCATGATGGGGCCTAGTGTCGGGCCAGAGGAGGTGCTGGAGGCGTCGGCAGCCGTGACCGGCGCACCCTGGCTGGAGGCTGACAGCCCTGGCCTGGGTGGAGTGACCGCAGAGGCCGGCAGCGGCGACACCCAGGCCCTTCCAGCCACGCTCCCGGCTCCCAAGGAGGCCCTGGGACAGTCATCGATGGCCCCCTCCATCCCCAAGGCTACAGAGGCCAGCAGaccaccctcccccacacctggCGACATGCTGAGCCCCGGCCCAGAACACCCCAAGGAGAGTCCCTTGGAGGTGTGGTTGAACCTGGGAGGCAGCACACATGACCCTCATGGGCCAGAGCCCACATTCCCCTTTCAGGGCACAATGGAGCCCCAGCCAGCGTCAGATATAATTGACATCGACTACTTCGAAGGATTGGATGGTGAGGACCGTGGTGCCGACCTGGAGAGCTTCCCAGGGTCGCCAGGAACCTCAGAGCACCACCCTGATACTGGGGGAGAGACCccttcctggagcctgcttgacttATACGATGACTTCACCCCCTTTGATGAATCTGACTTCTACCCCACCACATCCTTCTATGATGACCttgatgaagaggaggaggaagaggaggatgacaAGGATGCAGCGGGAGGTGGAGACCTGGAAGATGAAAGTGACCTTCTGGTGCCTACCGAGAAGCCTGGTCTGGGGCCCGGGACTGGCCAGCCTACCAGTCGGTGGCATGCTGTCCCCCCACAGCATACTCTGGGGATGGTCCCTGGCAGCAGCATCGCCCTCAGGCCCCGCCCTGGAGAGCCAGGCAGGGACCTGACCCCAAGCGAGAATGGCACTGAGTGCCGCAGCGGCTTTGTGCGACATAACGGCTCCTGCCGGTCAGTGTGCGACCTCTTTCCAAGTTACTGTCACAATGGCGGCCAGTGCTACCTGGTGGAGAACATAGGGGCCTTCTGCAG GTGCAACACACAGGACTACATCTGGCACAAGGGGATGCGCTGCGAGTCCATCATCACCGACTTCCAGGTGATGTGCGTGGCCGTCGGCTCGGCCGCCCTTGTACTGCTCCTGCTCTTCATGATGACAGTGTTCTTCGCCAAGAAGCTATATCTGCTcaagacagagaataccaagctgCGTAGGACCAA CAAATTCCGGACCCCGTCTGAGCTCCACAACGATAACTTCTCCCTCTCCACCATTGCCGAAGGCTCTCACCCAAAC GACCACCTAGGCATCAGGGATTACAGCAAGGAACAAAATGGACCAAAGCCCTGCCCGATGGAGCTTACTTCCCAGGGTCATGATGTGCATACAAG
- the CSPG5 gene encoding chondroitin sulfate proteoglycan 5 isoform X3, producing MGRAGGGGPGRGPPPLLLLLGAALVLATRAAPAREAGSAVEAHEQVKSILAREPTANETREKAGPPAAEEDETSWTAPGGEQAMMGPSVGPEEVLEASAAVTGAPWLEADSPGLGGVTAEAGSGDTQALPATLPAPKEALGQSSMAPSIPKATEASRPPSPTPGDMLSPGPEHPKESPLEVWLNLGGSTHDPHGPEPTFPFQGTMEPQPASDIIDIDYFEGLDGEDRGADLESFPGSPGTSEHHPDTGGETPSWSLLDLYDDFTPFDESDFYPTTSFYDDLDEEEEEEEDDKDAAGGGDLEDESDLLVPTEKPGLGPGTGQPTSRWHAVPPQHTLGMVPGSSIALRPRPGEPGRDLTPSENGTECRSGFVRHNGSCRSVCDLFPSYCHNGGQCYLVENIGAFCRCNTQDYIWHKGMRCESIITDFQVMCVAVGSAALVLLLLFMMTVFFAKKLYLLKTENTKLRRTNKFRTPSELHNDNFSLSTIAEGSHPNHNMPCFESALRLELLHTLLQMKSVPLRRNLEFPLPSPRPRQNL from the exons ATGGGccgagccgggggcgggggcccgGGCCGGGGGCCGCCgcctctgctgctgcttctggggGCCGCGCTGGTCCTCGCCACCCGGGCCGCGCCGG CCCGTGAGGCTGGCAGCGCCGTCGAGGCCCACGAGCAGGTGAAGAGCATCCTGGCGAGGGAGCCGACTGCCAACGAAACGAGAGAGAAGGCCGGCCCACCAGCAGCTGAGGAAGATGAGACCTCGTGGACCGCACCTGGCGGTGAGCAGGCCATGATGGGGCCTAGTGTCGGGCCAGAGGAGGTGCTGGAGGCGTCGGCAGCCGTGACCGGCGCACCCTGGCTGGAGGCTGACAGCCCTGGCCTGGGTGGAGTGACCGCAGAGGCCGGCAGCGGCGACACCCAGGCCCTTCCAGCCACGCTCCCGGCTCCCAAGGAGGCCCTGGGACAGTCATCGATGGCCCCCTCCATCCCCAAGGCTACAGAGGCCAGCAGaccaccctcccccacacctggCGACATGCTGAGCCCCGGCCCAGAACACCCCAAGGAGAGTCCCTTGGAGGTGTGGTTGAACCTGGGAGGCAGCACACATGACCCTCATGGGCCAGAGCCCACATTCCCCTTTCAGGGCACAATGGAGCCCCAGCCAGCGTCAGATATAATTGACATCGACTACTTCGAAGGATTGGATGGTGAGGACCGTGGTGCCGACCTGGAGAGCTTCCCAGGGTCGCCAGGAACCTCAGAGCACCACCCTGATACTGGGGGAGAGACCccttcctggagcctgcttgacttATACGATGACTTCACCCCCTTTGATGAATCTGACTTCTACCCCACCACATCCTTCTATGATGACCttgatgaagaggaggaggaagaggaggatgacaAGGATGCAGCGGGAGGTGGAGACCTGGAAGATGAAAGTGACCTTCTGGTGCCTACCGAGAAGCCTGGTCTGGGGCCCGGGACTGGCCAGCCTACCAGTCGGTGGCATGCTGTCCCCCCACAGCATACTCTGGGGATGGTCCCTGGCAGCAGCATCGCCCTCAGGCCCCGCCCTGGAGAGCCAGGCAGGGACCTGACCCCAAGCGAGAATGGCACTGAGTGCCGCAGCGGCTTTGTGCGACATAACGGCTCCTGCCGGTCAGTGTGCGACCTCTTTCCAAGTTACTGTCACAATGGCGGCCAGTGCTACCTGGTGGAGAACATAGGGGCCTTCTGCAG GTGCAACACACAGGACTACATCTGGCACAAGGGGATGCGCTGCGAGTCCATCATCACCGACTTCCAGGTGATGTGCGTGGCCGTCGGCTCGGCCGCCCTTGTACTGCTCCTGCTCTTCATGATGACAGTGTTCTTCGCCAAGAAGCTATATCTGCTcaagacagagaataccaagctgCGTAGGACCAA CAAATTCCGGACCCCGTCTGAGCTCCACAACGATAACTTCTCCCTCTCCACCATTGCCGAAGGCTCTCACCCAAAC
- the CSPG5 gene encoding chondroitin sulfate proteoglycan 5 isoform X1, with protein MGRAGGGGPGRGPPPLLLLLGAALVLATRAAPAREAGSAVEAHEQVKSILAREPTANETREKAGPPAAEEDETSWTAPGGEQAMMGPSVGPEEVLEASAAVTGAPWLEADSPGLGGVTAEAGSGDTQALPATLPAPKEALGQSSMAPSIPKATEASRPPSPTPGDMLSPGPEHPKESPLEVWLNLGGSTHDPHGPEPTFPFQGTMEPQPASDIIDIDYFEGLDGEDRGADLESFPGSPGTSEHHPDTGGETPSWSLLDLYDDFTPFDESDFYPTTSFYDDLDEEEEEEEDDKDAAGGGDLEDESDLLVPTEKPGLGPGTGQPTSRWHAVPPQHTLGMVPGSSIALRPRPGEPGRDLTPSENGTECRSGFVRHNGSCRSVCDLFPSYCHNGGQCYLVENIGAFCRCNTQDYIWHKGMRCESIITDFQVMCVAVGSAALVLLLLFMMTVFFAKKLYLLKTENTKLRRTNKFRTPSELHNDNFSLSTIAEGSHPNDDPSAPHKIQEALKSCLKEEESFNIQNSMSPKLEGGKGDQADLEVNCLQNNLT; from the exons ATGGGccgagccgggggcgggggcccgGGCCGGGGGCCGCCgcctctgctgctgcttctggggGCCGCGCTGGTCCTCGCCACCCGGGCCGCGCCGG CCCGTGAGGCTGGCAGCGCCGTCGAGGCCCACGAGCAGGTGAAGAGCATCCTGGCGAGGGAGCCGACTGCCAACGAAACGAGAGAGAAGGCCGGCCCACCAGCAGCTGAGGAAGATGAGACCTCGTGGACCGCACCTGGCGGTGAGCAGGCCATGATGGGGCCTAGTGTCGGGCCAGAGGAGGTGCTGGAGGCGTCGGCAGCCGTGACCGGCGCACCCTGGCTGGAGGCTGACAGCCCTGGCCTGGGTGGAGTGACCGCAGAGGCCGGCAGCGGCGACACCCAGGCCCTTCCAGCCACGCTCCCGGCTCCCAAGGAGGCCCTGGGACAGTCATCGATGGCCCCCTCCATCCCCAAGGCTACAGAGGCCAGCAGaccaccctcccccacacctggCGACATGCTGAGCCCCGGCCCAGAACACCCCAAGGAGAGTCCCTTGGAGGTGTGGTTGAACCTGGGAGGCAGCACACATGACCCTCATGGGCCAGAGCCCACATTCCCCTTTCAGGGCACAATGGAGCCCCAGCCAGCGTCAGATATAATTGACATCGACTACTTCGAAGGATTGGATGGTGAGGACCGTGGTGCCGACCTGGAGAGCTTCCCAGGGTCGCCAGGAACCTCAGAGCACCACCCTGATACTGGGGGAGAGACCccttcctggagcctgcttgacttATACGATGACTTCACCCCCTTTGATGAATCTGACTTCTACCCCACCACATCCTTCTATGATGACCttgatgaagaggaggaggaagaggaggatgacaAGGATGCAGCGGGAGGTGGAGACCTGGAAGATGAAAGTGACCTTCTGGTGCCTACCGAGAAGCCTGGTCTGGGGCCCGGGACTGGCCAGCCTACCAGTCGGTGGCATGCTGTCCCCCCACAGCATACTCTGGGGATGGTCCCTGGCAGCAGCATCGCCCTCAGGCCCCGCCCTGGAGAGCCAGGCAGGGACCTGACCCCAAGCGAGAATGGCACTGAGTGCCGCAGCGGCTTTGTGCGACATAACGGCTCCTGCCGGTCAGTGTGCGACCTCTTTCCAAGTTACTGTCACAATGGCGGCCAGTGCTACCTGGTGGAGAACATAGGGGCCTTCTGCAG GTGCAACACACAGGACTACATCTGGCACAAGGGGATGCGCTGCGAGTCCATCATCACCGACTTCCAGGTGATGTGCGTGGCCGTCGGCTCGGCCGCCCTTGTACTGCTCCTGCTCTTCATGATGACAGTGTTCTTCGCCAAGAAGCTATATCTGCTcaagacagagaataccaagctgCGTAGGACCAA CAAATTCCGGACCCCGTCTGAGCTCCACAACGATAACTTCTCCCTCTCCACCATTGCCGAAGGCTCTCACCCAAAC gaTGACCCTAGTGCTCCCCACAAAATCCAGGAAGCTCTCAAGTCCTGCCTGAAAGAGGAGGAGTCATTTAACATCCAGAACTCCATGTCACCCAAACTTGAGGGTGGCAAAGGTGACCAGGCTGACTTGGAGGTGAACTGTCTTCAGAATAACCTAACCTAA